A single Inediibacterium massiliense DNA region contains:
- a CDS encoding ATPase produces MDALHLLDELEDIIENSSSIPFAGKSLVDKEEILDLIKEIRIQLPDEVKQAQWIKEERQRILLEAQKEADAIIEDAKIHIEELVDRDEITKEAQKRAEEMISEAQMNAKEVRLGARQYTDELLGSVEKSIERILDTIKDNRNELRGMKG; encoded by the coding sequence ATGGATGCTCTACATTTGCTAGACGAACTAGAAGATATTATAGAAAATAGTTCTTCAATTCCATTTGCGGGAAAGAGTTTGGTAGACAAAGAAGAGATATTAGATCTTATTAAGGAAATTAGAATTCAATTACCAGACGAAGTAAAGCAAGCACAATGGATTAAAGAAGAAAGACAAAGAATTCTTCTAGAAGCACAAAAAGAAGCAGATGCTATTATAGAAGATGCAAAGATACATATAGAAGAACTAGTAGATCGAGATGAAATTACAAAAGAAGCACAAAAAAGAGCAGAAGAAATGATTTCTGAGGCTCAGATGAATGCAAAAGAGGTTAGACTCGGAGCAAGACAATATACAGATGAATTATTAGGAAGTGTAGAAAAAAGCATTGAAAGGATATTAGATACGATAAAAGATAATCGAAATGAGCTAAGAGGAATGAAGGGATAA
- a CDS encoding acetate/propionate family kinase: MNILVINCGSSSLKYQLINMSDESVLAKGLVERIGIEGSVLKHEIEGMDKVVIKTPMKDHKVALGLVLNALVDEKHGAIKDMSEISAVGHRVVHAGEKFSESVIITDEVLKALEDCIELAPLHNPANLMGIDACKELMPNTPMVAVFDTAFHQTMPKASYIYPLPYELYEKYGVRRYGFHGTSHRYVCQRAADFLGKKLEDLKIITCHLGNGASLAAIENGKCVDTSMGFTPLEGLVMGTRCGDIDPAIVTYIMEKEKLNLEEVNNLLNKKSGVLGISGVSSDFRDIENAAEQGNERAQLALDTFNQRVKKYIGSYVALLGGADVLVFTAGLGENSISNREDICKGLEFMGIEVDPAKNNIRGKDAVVSTDNSKVKVLVIPTNEELMIAQDTLELVK; this comes from the coding sequence ATGAACATACTAGTGATTAATTGTGGTAGTTCATCACTTAAATATCAATTAATTAATATGAGTGATGAAAGTGTTTTAGCAAAGGGTCTTGTAGAAAGAATAGGAATTGAAGGTTCTGTTTTAAAACATGAAATAGAAGGAATGGACAAAGTAGTTATCAAAACACCTATGAAGGATCATAAGGTAGCTTTAGGACTTGTTTTAAATGCTTTAGTAGATGAAAAACATGGTGCTATCAAAGATATGAGTGAAATTTCTGCAGTAGGACATAGAGTGGTTCATGCTGGAGAGAAATTTAGTGAATCTGTAATCATTACAGATGAAGTGTTGAAAGCATTAGAAGATTGTATAGAATTAGCGCCACTACATAACCCAGCTAACTTAATGGGAATTGATGCTTGTAAAGAATTAATGCCAAATACACCAATGGTAGCAGTATTTGATACAGCATTCCATCAAACTATGCCAAAAGCATCTTATATTTACCCACTTCCTTATGAACTTTATGAAAAATATGGAGTTCGTAGATACGGATTCCATGGAACAAGTCACAGATATGTTTGTCAAAGAGCAGCAGATTTTCTTGGTAAAAAATTAGAAGATTTAAAAATTATTACATGCCACTTAGGAAATGGTGCAAGCTTAGCAGCAATTGAAAATGGAAAATGTGTGGATACAAGTATGGGCTTTACACCGCTAGAAGGTCTTGTAATGGGTACAAGATGTGGAGATATTGACCCTGCTATTGTTACTTATATTATGGAAAAAGAAAAATTAAATCTTGAAGAAGTGAATAACCTTTTAAATAAAAAATCAGGAGTATTAGGTATTTCTGGAGTAAGTAGTGATTTTAGAGATATAGAAAATGCAGCAGAACAAGGAAATGAAAGAGCTCAATTAGCTTTAGATACTTTCAATCAACGTGTAAAAAAATATATAGGATCTTATGTAGCACTATTAGGCGGAGCAGATGTTTTAGTATTTACAGCAGGACTTGGAGAAAATTCTATTTCTAATAGAGAAGATATTTGTAAAGGGTTAGAATTTATGGGTATTGAAGTAGATCCTGCAAAAAATAATATCAGAGGAAAAGATGCTGTTGTGAGCACAGACAATTCAAAAGTAAAAGTTTTAGTTATCCCTACAAATGAAGAGTTAATGATTGCACAAGATACATTAGAACTTGTAAAATAG
- the ylbJ gene encoding sporulation integral membrane protein YlbJ has product MNYKWRNFNFVFNIKKFFIIFIVSFLVFSIIKFPKESFEAAKLGIDTWFYIVFPALLPFFVGAELLISLGLVNFLGVLLEPLVRPLFNVPGEGSFILAMSVTSGYPMGVKLITQLRSNGICNKTEGQRLLSFCSTSGPLFMIGAVSIGMFKNPQLGTSIALSHYLGAIATGLLFRFYPFTIQRTSFRKKENTSIKKAFLDLFSTSNKNETTFGVLLGKAVKNSVETLLSIGGFIILFSVIIKLLNTLGILSYISYCIQSLLPIPKNICNAFIGGIFEMTVGCKALSEIPHLSFLQQALFSTILISFSGFSIHAQASSLISKTDLSISIYIFSKIIHAIFSGIFVVLTMPVIFLSLHHIHIPTFSSSKAIFFDLPWISRLIFSSELFLFILLIYILFALLTKILSFISIK; this is encoded by the coding sequence ATGAATTATAAATGGCGAAATTTTAATTTTGTTTTTAACATAAAGAAATTCTTTATTATTTTTATAGTCTCTTTTTTAGTTTTTAGTATTATAAAATTTCCAAAAGAATCTTTTGAAGCTGCAAAGCTTGGAATAGATACTTGGTTTTATATTGTATTTCCTGCACTTCTTCCCTTTTTTGTTGGAGCGGAATTACTTATAAGCCTAGGTCTTGTAAATTTTTTAGGTGTTTTATTAGAGCCGTTAGTGCGTCCTCTTTTTAACGTTCCAGGAGAAGGCTCTTTTATCTTAGCTATGAGTGTTACCTCAGGATATCCTATGGGTGTAAAACTCATTACACAGCTTCGTTCTAATGGTATATGTAACAAAACTGAAGGGCAAAGACTCCTTTCATTTTGTAGTACATCAGGTCCTTTATTTATGATTGGAGCCGTATCTATTGGAATGTTTAAAAATCCACAGCTTGGTACAAGTATTGCACTTTCCCACTATCTAGGAGCTATTGCAACAGGACTTCTTTTTAGATTTTATCCTTTTACAATACAAAGAACATCTTTTAGAAAAAAAGAAAATACATCTATTAAAAAAGCTTTTTTAGATCTATTTAGTACTTCAAACAAAAACGAAACTACTTTTGGTGTTCTTTTAGGTAAAGCTGTAAAAAATTCTGTCGAAACCCTTTTAAGCATAGGAGGCTTTATTATTTTATTTTCTGTAATCATTAAGCTTTTAAATACTTTAGGTATACTAAGTTATATTTCTTATTGTATACAAAGCCTTTTACCTATCCCTAAAAACATTTGCAATGCATTCATCGGTGGAATATTTGAAATGACTGTAGGCTGTAAAGCTTTATCAGAAATCCCTCATCTTTCTTTTTTACAACAAGCTTTATTTTCTACCATTCTTATTTCTTTTAGTGGTTTTTCTATTCATGCTCAAGCTTCTAGTTTAATTAGTAAAACAGATTTAAGCATCAGTATTTATATTTTCTCCAAAATCATTCATGCAATCTTTTCAGGTATTTTTGTAGTTTTAACTATGCCAGTGATTTTTTTAAGCTTGCATCATATACATATACCTACTTTTTCATCTTCCAAAGCAATATTTTTTGATTTACCTTGGATCTCTAGGCTTATTTTTTCTTCTGAGTTATTTTTGTTTATACTTTTGATATATATATTATTTGCTTTATTGACTAAAATTTTATCTTTTATATCTATAAAATAG
- the plsX gene encoding phosphate acyltransferase PlsX: MKIAVDGMGGDNAPIEIVKGCIDAISQLDVEIFLIGKEDALKNALNGKKFDKDQLHIIYAQEVIENTDKPVAAVRKKKDSSMVVGINLLKEKKVDAFVSAGNTGALLAGSLFGLGRIKGIDRPAIASFYPTKKGKSLLVDAGANAECKPRNLLEFGIMGSIYAQRVLKIENPSIGIANIGTEEGKGNPLAKDSFELLSKASMNFYGNAEARDLPSGIVDVIVCDGFVGNIILKLTEGVAMNMMAMLKEQFLKNMMTKIGAMLLKPSLKEFKKIMDYTEYGGAPLLGVEGAVIKAHGSSNAKAIKNAIKQAKAFAQEEVIKNIKVQIQKIGDE; the protein is encoded by the coding sequence ATAAAAATTGCTGTAGATGGGATGGGAGGAGACAATGCTCCAATAGAAATTGTCAAAGGTTGTATAGACGCTATCTCTCAACTAGATGTAGAAATTTTTTTAATAGGAAAAGAAGATGCCCTAAAAAATGCATTGAATGGGAAAAAATTTGATAAAGATCAATTGCATATAATTTATGCCCAGGAGGTTATTGAAAATACAGATAAACCTGTAGCAGCAGTGAGAAAGAAAAAGGATTCTTCTATGGTAGTAGGAATTAACTTATTGAAAGAAAAAAAAGTAGATGCTTTTGTGTCAGCAGGTAATACAGGGGCATTACTTGCAGGAAGTCTGTTTGGACTTGGAAGAATCAAAGGAATAGACCGGCCAGCTATTGCATCCTTTTATCCTACAAAAAAAGGAAAATCTCTTTTAGTAGATGCAGGGGCAAATGCAGAATGTAAGCCTAGAAATTTATTGGAATTTGGGATAATGGGATCTATTTATGCTCAAAGAGTGCTTAAAATAGAAAATCCTTCTATAGGCATTGCAAATATTGGTACAGAAGAAGGAAAAGGAAATCCTTTAGCAAAAGATTCTTTTGAGTTGCTTTCAAAAGCTTCTATGAATTTTTATGGAAATGCAGAAGCAAGAGACCTTCCATCAGGAATTGTAGATGTGATTGTATGTGATGGTTTTGTTGGAAACATTATATTAAAATTAACAGAGGGTGTAGCTATGAATATGATGGCTATGCTAAAGGAACAATTTTTAAAAAATATGATGACAAAAATAGGTGCTATGCTTTTAAAACCTTCCTTAAAGGAATTTAAAAAAATAATGGATTATACAGAGTATGGAGGGGCACCATTATTAGGAGTAGAGGGTGCAGTAATCAAAGCACATGGAAGCTCAAATGCTAAGGCAATAAAAAATGCAATAAAACAAGCAAAAGCTTTTGCCCAAGAAGAAGTGATCAAAAACATAAAGGTACAGATTCAGAAAATAGGAGATGAATAG
- the coaD gene encoding pantetheine-phosphate adenylyltransferase, which yields MRTAVCPGSFDPVTNGHLDIIKRTAKMVDKVIVAVLYNPNKNPLFTVEERIQLLTEVLKEIPNVEIDCFSGLLVDYVKERKIDVIVKGLRAISDFEYEFQMALMNKKLSPEVETIFMMTSNEYSYLSSSVIKETCKFKGCIDGLVPDKVKDALMKKYE from the coding sequence ATGAGAACAGCAGTATGTCCAGGAAGCTTTGATCCAGTTACAAATGGTCATTTAGATATTATCAAAAGGACTGCTAAAATGGTAGACAAAGTGATTGTAGCTGTACTTTATAATCCAAATAAAAATCCTCTTTTTACAGTGGAAGAAAGAATACAGCTTTTAACAGAAGTTCTTAAAGAAATTCCTAATGTAGAAATTGATTGTTTTTCTGGATTATTAGTAGATTATGTGAAAGAGAGAAAGATAGATGTAATTGTAAAAGGATTAAGAGCTATATCAGATTTTGAATATGAATTTCAAATGGCACTCATGAATAAAAAATTAAGTCCAGAGGTAGAAACTATTTTTATGATGACTAGCAATGAGTATTCTTATTTAAGTTCAAGTGTAATAAAAGAAACATGTAAATTTAAAGGATGTATTGATGGACTAGTTCCTGATAAAGTAAAAGATGCTTTAATGAAAAAATATGAGTAA
- the rsmD gene encoding 16S rRNA (guanine(966)-N(2))-methyltransferase RsmD has protein sequence MIAGSAKGMKLKAPKGQNTRPTTDRVKESLFSMIHSYLVDSFVLDLFSGTGSLGIEALSRGAEAAYFVDNNKMSIQVIKDNIEHTGYKEISNVFFSDVGKMIKEFGQKEKKFDVIFMDPPYLKDFIIPCIEDISIHKILKEEGIIVVEHDIEDLLPDQIQNLTKLKEKKYGNTLITIYSKE, from the coding sequence GTGATTGCAGGTTCTGCAAAAGGAATGAAATTAAAGGCACCAAAAGGACAAAATACAAGACCTACTACAGATAGGGTAAAGGAATCTTTATTTAGTATGATACATTCTTACTTAGTAGACAGCTTTGTTTTAGATCTGTTTTCAGGTACTGGAAGTTTAGGAATAGAAGCTTTAAGTAGAGGAGCAGAAGCTGCTTATTTTGTAGATAATAATAAAATGAGTATTCAGGTGATCAAAGACAATATTGAACATACTGGATATAAAGAAATAAGTAATGTTTTTTTTTCAGATGTGGGAAAAATGATAAAAGAGTTTGGACAAAAAGAGAAAAAATTTGATGTTATTTTTATGGATCCACCTTATTTAAAGGATTTTATTATACCTTGTATAGAAGACATATCTATTCATAAAATATTAAAAGAAGAAGGTATAATTGTTGTAGAGCATGATATAGAAGATCTTTTACCTGATCAAATTCAAAATCTTACTAAGTTGAAAGAAAAAAAATACGGAAATACATTGATAACCATTTACTCAAAGGAGTGA
- a CDS encoding nucleotidyltransferase → MKVLGLITEYNPFHNGHIYHLLSSKKKTNSTHTIAIMSGNFLQRGEPALFNKWIRAKMAVAEGIDLVIELPVLYACNSAEFFSYGAISLLENIGIVDCLCFGSESGELSSLKKIAQILIDEPIFYQNNLKNFLSQGMSFPKARQKAIENYLKDSNIYKDLLTPNNILGIEYLKSLIKLNSTMIPYTISRIKADYHSKNIEENICSATAIREYLFHHKDCIDHLKKVMPKESFSILKENIQNQYGPIEYKNFEDLILYKLRTIPIEELIKITDVVEGLENKLKVASKRAYDLESLISLSKSKRYTQTRLQRIFVHALLGITKKDIFSFSGPQYARILAFSNNGTELLKKMKKTSKIPILTNINKQPLENTFSQKMLNFDILATDIYALGHKNISYKKAGQDYYQTPFIQ, encoded by the coding sequence TTGAAAGTATTAGGACTCATTACAGAATATAATCCTTTTCATAATGGGCATATATATCATCTTTTATCCTCTAAGAAAAAAACAAATTCTACTCATACCATTGCCATTATGAGCGGAAACTTTTTACAAAGAGGAGAACCTGCACTATTCAATAAATGGATTCGTGCTAAAATGGCTGTAGCAGAAGGAATTGATTTAGTTATCGAACTTCCTGTTTTATACGCATGTAACAGTGCTGAATTTTTTTCATATGGAGCCATATCACTACTTGAAAATATAGGGATTGTAGACTGTCTTTGTTTTGGAAGTGAATCAGGAGAGCTTTCTTCTTTGAAAAAAATAGCACAAATATTAATAGACGAACCTATCTTTTATCAAAATAATTTAAAAAATTTTTTATCACAAGGAATGTCTTTTCCTAAAGCACGTCAAAAGGCTATAGAGAATTATCTAAAAGATTCCAATATTTATAAAGATCTATTGACGCCTAATAATATTTTAGGAATTGAATACTTAAAAAGCTTGATTAAATTAAATAGCACAATGATCCCTTATACCATTTCAAGAATCAAGGCAGATTATCATTCTAAAAATATAGAAGAAAATATATGTAGTGCTACTGCTATTCGAGAATATCTCTTTCATCATAAAGATTGCATTGACCATTTAAAAAAAGTAATGCCAAAGGAAAGCTTTTCTATTTTAAAAGAAAACATACAAAATCAATATGGTCCTATTGAATATAAAAATTTTGAAGATCTAATTTTATACAAGCTTCGTACAATACCCATAGAAGAACTCATAAAGATTACAGATGTAGTAGAGGGACTTGAAAACAAGCTAAAAGTAGCATCTAAAAGAGCTTATGACCTTGAGAGCTTAATTTCTTTATCTAAGTCCAAAAGATACACCCAAACAAGGCTTCAACGAATTTTCGTTCATGCTCTTTTAGGAATTACAAAAAAAGATATTTTTTCCTTTTCAGGACCTCAATATGCAAGAATATTAGCTTTCTCTAACAATGGAACTGAATTATTGAAAAAAATGAAAAAAACTTCTAAAATTCCTATTCTTACAAATATCAACAAACAGCCTTTGGAAAATACTTTCTCTCAAAAAATGCTTAATTTTGATATTTTAGCTACAGACATTTATGCACTTGGTCATAAAAATATTTCTTATAAAAAAGCAGGGCAAGATTATTATCAAACACCCTTTATTCAATAA
- the rpmF gene encoding 50S ribosomal protein L32 — translation MAVPKRKTSKARRDKRRASNIKMTAINVVECPQCHEPKMQHRVCKKCGFYNDKEVMEVK, via the coding sequence ATGGCAGTACCTAAGAGAAAAACATCCAAAGCAAGAAGAGATAAAAGAAGAGCATCAAATATAAAAATGACAGCAATTAATGTTGTAGAATGTCCACAATGTCATGAACCAAAAATGCAACATAGAGTATGTAAAAAATGTGGTTTTTATAATGACAAAGAGGTAATGGAAGTAAAGTAA
- the recG gene encoding ATP-dependent DNA helicase RecG: MEYLKKDIQYLKGVGPKKAQYLKNLGICTIEDLLYFFPREYEDRREIKNIATLYDEEKVTLKVTVCEKTVEKSIRKGLTVYKVPIKDYTGRAYAVFYNTPFIKKIFKKDARLYLYGKIKKAFGEIQILHPSYEFIEGDTKNSGILSVYPLTQGLTNKDMSKFIDHVLEYLHMEDEYLPKETIKRNRLCSLCEALLNIHRPDSVKKLKIAKFRLVFEELFILQIGLWLIKNKFHDNKEGILFHKDKKVDDFIHSLPYQLTDAQNKVLDEIIQDLTSKKIMNRLVQGDVGSGKTIIAFVSLYLSVLNGYQGVLMAPTEILAQQHFLSAQELLAPLGLNIELLVGSVSKKRKEDIREKLENGEIHIIIGTHALIEEYIAFKSLGLVITDEQHRFGVRQRKILSSKGINPHVLVMTATPIPRTLGLILYGDLDISIIDKLPPGRKKIKTYCVKEEKRNDVYDFAKKEIVEGRQIYVVAPLVEESENIEAKSATQLYEELKNTYFKEFPIGLLHGKMKPYEKDEIMEAFKKGYLKVLVSTTVIEVGVNVPNASVMIIENSERFGLAQLHQLRGRVGRGAYQSYCALINYSKSKLSKERMDIMQKSNNGFMIAQKDLELRGPGEFFGTRQHGLPELKIANLFKHINILKQAQQEAALLLKEDPSLLLSQNVALKNKVIEKFGDHITEICL; encoded by the coding sequence ATGGAGTATCTAAAAAAAGATATACAGTATTTAAAAGGTGTGGGACCTAAAAAAGCACAATATCTTAAAAATTTAGGGATATGTACTATAGAGGACTTACTATATTTTTTTCCTAGAGAATACGAAGATCGAAGGGAGATAAAAAATATAGCTACTCTTTATGATGAAGAAAAAGTTACATTAAAGGTTACAGTTTGTGAAAAAACAGTAGAAAAATCTATTAGAAAAGGACTTACAGTTTATAAAGTACCTATTAAAGATTATACAGGAAGAGCATATGCAGTATTTTATAACACTCCTTTTATAAAAAAGATATTTAAAAAAGATGCTAGATTATATTTATATGGAAAAATAAAAAAAGCATTTGGAGAAATACAAATATTACATCCAAGTTATGAATTTATTGAAGGAGATACAAAAAATAGTGGGATTTTAAGTGTATATCCACTAACACAAGGCCTTACAAATAAAGATATGTCAAAATTTATAGATCATGTACTAGAGTATTTACATATGGAAGATGAATACCTTCCAAAAGAAACTATAAAAAGAAATAGGCTTTGTAGTCTTTGTGAAGCTCTTTTAAATATTCATAGACCAGATTCTGTTAAAAAGCTTAAAATTGCAAAATTTCGTCTTGTTTTTGAAGAACTATTTATTTTACAGATAGGTTTGTGGCTCATTAAAAATAAATTTCATGATAACAAAGAAGGTATTTTATTTCATAAAGATAAAAAAGTAGATGATTTTATTCACTCATTGCCATATCAATTGACAGATGCACAAAATAAAGTATTAGATGAAATTATACAAGATCTGACAAGTAAAAAAATAATGAATAGGCTTGTTCAAGGAGATGTAGGCTCTGGAAAAACAATTATTGCTTTTGTTTCGCTATATTTGAGTGTATTAAATGGATACCAAGGAGTTTTAATGGCACCAACAGAAATATTAGCACAGCAACATTTCCTATCAGCACAAGAGCTTTTAGCCCCATTAGGACTCAATATTGAACTTCTAGTAGGAAGTGTTTCTAAAAAAAGAAAAGAGGATATACGGGAAAAATTAGAAAATGGAGAAATTCATATTATCATAGGAACACATGCTCTTATTGAGGAGTATATAGCTTTTAAAAGTTTAGGACTTGTGATTACAGATGAACAACATAGATTTGGGGTAAGACAGAGAAAAATTCTCTCTAGCAAGGGAATCAATCCTCATGTGTTAGTTATGACGGCTACACCTATTCCAAGAACCTTAGGACTTATACTTTATGGAGATTTGGATATATCCATTATAGATAAGCTTCCTCCAGGAAGAAAAAAAATAAAAACTTATTGTGTAAAAGAAGAAAAAAGAAATGATGTATATGATTTTGCAAAAAAAGAAATAGTAGAAGGAAGACAAATTTATGTAGTAGCACCACTTGTGGAAGAATCAGAAAATATAGAAGCAAAATCAGCTACACAACTTTATGAAGAACTTAAAAATACATATTTCAAAGAATTTCCTATAGGGCTTTTACATGGGAAAATGAAACCTTATGAGAAAGACGAAATAATGGAAGCATTTAAAAAAGGATATTTAAAAGTTTTAGTTTCTACTACAGTCATAGAAGTAGGAGTCAATGTTCCTAATGCATCTGTTATGATTATTGAAAATAGCGAAAGGTTTGGACTTGCTCAACTCCATCAGCTCAGAGGAAGAGTAGGAAGAGGAGCGTATCAATCTTATTGTGCTTTAATCAATTATAGTAAAAGTAAATTATCTAAAGAAAGAATGGATATTATGCAAAAAAGCAATAATGGATTTATGATCGCGCAAAAAGATTTAGAATTAAGAGGTCCAGGAGAATTTTTTGGAACAAGACAACATGGACTTCCAGAGCTTAAAATTGCAAATTTATTTAAACATATAAATATACTAAAACAAGCCCAACAGGAAGCTGCTCTTCTTTTGAAAGAAGATCCAAGTCTATTATTATCTCAAAATGTAGCTTTGAAAAATAAAGTTATAGAGAAATTTGGAGATCATATAACAGAAATTTGCTTATAA
- the fapR gene encoding transcription factor FapR gives MPSKRKSKKARQLELIEKIEKEPFVTDEELSEHFGVSIQTIRLDRLELRIPELRERIKKVAQKNYSKVISLRETEIVGELIDLNLNENGISILETTIDLAFKKTKVVKGHHIFSMAESLAMAVINTKVALTGVANMKYRVPVLSGQKLVAKAEVVNQRGNKYFVHVKIYVKTEQVFRGKFILVAIGEE, from the coding sequence ATGCCTAGTAAAAGAAAAAGTAAAAAGGCAAGACAATTGGAATTAATAGAAAAAATTGAAAAAGAACCTTTTGTAACAGATGAAGAATTAAGCGAGCATTTTGGAGTAAGCATACAAACTATTCGTTTAGATAGATTAGAACTTAGAATACCAGAATTGAGAGAAAGAATTAAAAAGGTTGCCCAAAAAAACTATTCAAAAGTTATTAGTTTAAGAGAAACTGAAATCGTAGGAGAATTGATTGATTTAAATTTAAATGAAAATGGTATTTCTATCCTTGAGACAACCATTGATTTGGCTTTTAAAAAGACAAAGGTAGTAAAGGGACATCATATCTTTTCTATGGCTGAATCTTTAGCTATGGCAGTCATTAATACAAAAGTAGCTTTAACAGGAGTTGCCAATATGAAATATAGAGTTCCTGTTTTATCAGGACAGAAATTAGTAGCAAAAGCTGAAGTAGTAAATCAAAGAGGGAATAAGTACTTTGTTCATGTGAAAATATATGTAAAAACAGAACAAGTATTTAGGGGGAAATTTATTCTCGTAGCTATTGGGGAGGAATAA
- a CDS encoding alpha/beta-type small acid-soluble spore protein, whose translation MPNTNQKVVPEAKAALNQMKYEIANELGLNNYQGMDKGNLTARQNGYVGGYMTKRLVEMAEQQMSGK comes from the coding sequence ATGCCAAACACAAATCAAAAGGTAGTTCCAGAAGCAAAAGCTGCTTTAAACCAAATGAAATATGAAATTGCAAATGAATTAGGATTAAACAACTACCAAGGTATGGATAAAGGAAATTTAACAGCTAGACAAAATGGTTATGTAGGTGGATACATGACTAAAAGATTAGTTGAAATGGCTGAACAACAAATGTCTGGTAAATAA
- a CDS encoding YceD family protein, with protein MKINIAELMDGQKNQLSIEMKDEIEKLDSFGDEIVLVGPTVFKGNVYISNGDFYIKGIAQSTGVFHCHRCLKKFEQTFYGEVDEKLVTEGSFEAETGEYYIIKNKQVELSEIIENTLVEALPMKIVCDENCKGLCLVCGKNLNEDTCDCSKDDIDPRLAKLKDLLQ; from the coding sequence ATGAAAATAAATATAGCAGAATTGATGGATGGTCAAAAAAATCAATTATCTATAGAAATGAAAGATGAAATTGAAAAATTAGATAGTTTTGGAGATGAAATTGTATTAGTTGGTCCGACTGTTTTTAAAGGAAATGTATATATTTCAAATGGAGATTTTTATATAAAAGGAATAGCTCAAAGTACAGGAGTATTTCATTGTCATAGATGTTTAAAGAAATTTGAACAAACTTTTTATGGGGAAGTGGATGAAAAGCTAGTAACAGAAGGTTCTTTTGAAGCTGAAACTGGAGAATACTATATAATCAAGAATAAGCAAGTAGAGTTATCAGAAATTATAGAGAACACATTAGTGGAAGCACTTCCAATGAAAATTGTTTGTGATGAAAATTGTAAGGGATTATGTTTGGTCTGTGGGAAAAATTTGAATGAAGATACATGTGATTGTTCAAAAGATGATATAGACCCTAGACTAGCTAAGCTAAAAGATTTGCTACAATAA
- a CDS encoding DUF1847 domain-containing protein, translated as MHTCAVCSEHYCKKGELEKVPLNCPCNEKEEIENIKKLYLEDANYKLAYHSALVEAEGYCEKTRLEEIMDFANKCNFKKLGLAFCIGLSNEAKILSSILKHNGFEVHSVVCKNGSIPKEFLKIEDHKKVRPGTYEAMCNPIGQAIFLNHSKTDLNIILGLCVGHDSLFIKYSDAPITVFAVKDRVLAHNPMSALYISNSYYKNKLYK; from the coding sequence ATGCATACTTGTGCCGTGTGTAGTGAACATTATTGCAAAAAAGGAGAACTAGAAAAAGTACCATTAAACTGTCCTTGTAATGAAAAAGAAGAAATAGAAAATATAAAAAAATTGTATCTTGAAGATGCAAATTATAAATTAGCATATCATTCAGCATTGGTTGAAGCAGAAGGGTATTGTGAAAAGACAAGACTTGAAGAGATTATGGATTTTGCAAACAAATGTAATTTTAAAAAGTTAGGACTAGCTTTTTGTATTGGGTTAAGTAATGAGGCGAAAATATTATCTTCTATATTAAAACATAATGGGTTTGAGGTTCATTCTGTGGTATGTAAAAACGGAAGTATACCTAAAGAGTTTTTAAAGATTGAAGATCATAAAAAAGTAAGACCAGGTACTTATGAAGCTATGTGTAATCCTATAGGACAGGCAATATTTCTGAATCATTCTAAAACAGATTTAAATATTATTTTAGGATTATGCGTAGGACATGATTCGTTATTTATAAAATATTCTGATGCACCTATAACTGTTTTTGCAGTGAAAGATAGAGTGCTTGCTCATAATCCTATGAGTGCGTTGTATATTTCAAATAGCTATTATAAAAATAAATTATACAAATAA